A single window of Modestobacter italicus DNA harbors:
- a CDS encoding alpha-amylase family protein translates to MPDWVQDAVWWHVYPLGFVGAERQAPADGTVTHRLDRLTAWLDYAVELGANGLALGPVFASSTHGYDTVDHARIDPRLGDDADFDALVAAAHDRGLRVLLDGVFNHVGREHPAFRAVLEQGPAAPTADWFRLRWPHGPDAEPEYDTFEGHGQLVALDHSAPAVADWVTGVMTGWLDRGADGWRLDAAYAVPTSFWATVLPRVRARHPDAYVVGEVIHGDYARVVADSGMDAVTQYELWKAVWSSLNDGNLHELAHALGRHDGFLDAFVPLTFVGNHDVTRIASRLTDVRHLPHALAVLFTVGGTPSVYAGDEQAFTGVKEDRAGGDDAVRPAFPDTPAGLAPYGWPTYRLHEELIGLRRRHRWLHRARTTPLHRDNRQLSYAVAADGQRLVVALNLADTAARLPAPGAGAVLAGAGTVRGDSVELAAHGWAVLDG, encoded by the coding sequence ATGCCGGACTGGGTGCAGGACGCGGTGTGGTGGCACGTCTACCCGCTCGGCTTCGTCGGCGCAGAGCGGCAGGCGCCGGCCGACGGGACGGTGACCCACCGGCTGGACCGGCTCACCGCGTGGCTGGACTACGCCGTCGAGCTCGGCGCCAACGGGCTCGCGCTGGGCCCGGTGTTCGCCTCGAGCACCCACGGCTACGACACCGTCGACCACGCGCGGATCGACCCGCGGCTGGGTGACGACGCGGACTTCGACGCCCTGGTCGCCGCCGCGCACGACCGGGGCCTGCGGGTGCTGCTGGACGGCGTCTTCAACCACGTGGGCCGGGAGCACCCGGCCTTCCGCGCCGTCCTGGAGCAGGGCCCGGCGGCCCCGACGGCGGACTGGTTCCGGCTGCGCTGGCCGCACGGGCCGGACGCCGAGCCGGAGTACGACACCTTCGAGGGCCACGGACAGCTGGTGGCGCTGGACCACTCCGCCCCGGCGGTCGCGGACTGGGTCACCGGGGTGATGACCGGCTGGCTGGACCGCGGCGCCGACGGCTGGCGGCTGGACGCCGCCTACGCCGTCCCGACGTCGTTCTGGGCGACCGTGCTGCCCCGGGTGCGGGCCCGGCACCCCGACGCCTACGTCGTGGGCGAGGTGATCCACGGCGACTACGCCCGGGTGGTCGCCGACTCCGGCATGGACGCGGTCACCCAGTACGAGCTGTGGAAGGCGGTCTGGAGCTCGCTGAACGACGGCAACCTGCACGAGCTGGCGCACGCGCTGGGCCGGCACGACGGGTTCCTGGACGCGTTCGTGCCGCTGACGTTCGTCGGCAACCACGACGTCACCCGGATCGCCAGCCGGCTCACCGACGTCCGGCACCTGCCGCACGCGCTCGCCGTGCTGTTCACCGTCGGGGGCACGCCGTCGGTCTACGCCGGGGACGAGCAGGCCTTCACCGGGGTCAAGGAGGACCGGGCCGGTGGGGACGACGCCGTCCGGCCGGCGTTCCCGGACACCCCGGCCGGCCTGGCGCCGTACGGCTGGCCCACCTACCGGCTGCACGAGGAGCTGATCGGCCTGCGCCGCCGGCACCGGTGGCTGCACCGCGCCCGGACGACGCCGCTGCACCGGGACAACCGGCAGCTGAGCTACGCGGTGGCCGCCGACGGCCAGCGGCTGGTCGTGGCGCTGAACCTGGCCGACACCGCGGCGCGGCTGCCGGCGCCCGGCGCGGGGGCGGTGCTCGCCGGCGCCGGCACGGTGCGCGGGGACTCCGTCGAGCTGGCGGCGCACGGCTGGGCCGTCCTGGACGGGTGA
- a CDS encoding MFS transporter — MTPPTGTTSSRAYAIWLVGLLAYAVAIFHRASLGVAGLEAQERFSAGASAISLFLVLQLGVYAALQVPVGVALDRFGSRRVIIAGALTMAAGQLVLALATDVPTAVLARVLVGAGDAMTFISVLRLVPLWFPGRTVPVITQLTGILGQFGQIVAAYPLVRLLHSAGWTPTFVGAAAVGVLVAVLVLVALRDAPPGTVTVPPSGMAVVRRNLLAAWREPGTRIGLATHLVTQFSGTVFALLWGYPFLTIGEGLSAGAAASLLSLLVLVGMGFGPLLGQLVARWPLRRSNLVFGILGVTAATWTVVLLWPGRAPLWLLVVLVLVLGTNGPGSMIGFDYARTENPVERSGSASGVVNVGGFVASLCTVLAIGFVLDAMTPGSSTDYSLGAFRAAFSVQYVFWAIGLAGVVVHRRQLRARFARDGIVMVPLLVAARARLRGGSAYPVRSSAGD, encoded by the coding sequence GTGACCCCACCGACCGGGACGACGTCCTCGCGCGCCTACGCGATCTGGCTGGTCGGTCTGCTCGCCTACGCCGTCGCCATCTTCCACCGCGCCTCGCTGGGCGTCGCCGGGCTCGAGGCGCAGGAGCGGTTCTCCGCCGGCGCGTCGGCGATCTCGCTGTTCCTGGTGCTGCAGCTGGGGGTCTACGCCGCGTTGCAGGTGCCGGTCGGCGTGGCCCTGGACCGGTTCGGCTCCCGCCGGGTGATCATCGCCGGGGCGCTGACCATGGCCGCCGGTCAGCTCGTGCTCGCGCTGGCCACCGACGTGCCCACCGCGGTCCTCGCCCGGGTGCTGGTCGGCGCCGGCGACGCGATGACGTTCATCAGCGTGCTCCGGCTGGTGCCGCTGTGGTTCCCCGGCCGCACCGTCCCGGTGATCACCCAGCTGACCGGCATCCTCGGCCAGTTCGGGCAGATCGTGGCCGCCTACCCGCTGGTGCGGCTGCTGCACTCCGCGGGCTGGACGCCGACCTTCGTCGGCGCCGCCGCGGTCGGCGTGCTGGTGGCGGTGCTGGTGCTGGTGGCGCTGCGCGACGCCCCGCCCGGCACGGTGACCGTCCCCCCGTCCGGGATGGCGGTGGTCCGGCGCAACCTGCTCGCCGCCTGGCGGGAGCCGGGCACCCGGATCGGGCTGGCCACCCACCTGGTCACCCAGTTCTCCGGCACGGTGTTCGCCCTGCTGTGGGGCTACCCGTTCCTCACCATCGGGGAGGGCCTCTCCGCCGGCGCCGCGGCGTCCCTGCTCAGCCTGCTGGTGCTGGTCGGGATGGGCTTCGGCCCGCTGCTGGGCCAGCTGGTCGCACGCTGGCCGCTGCGCCGCTCCAACCTGGTGTTCGGCATCCTCGGCGTCACCGCCGCGACCTGGACGGTGGTGCTGCTCTGGCCGGGCCGGGCACCGCTGTGGCTGCTCGTGGTGCTGGTCCTGGTGCTCGGCACCAACGGCCCCGGCTCGATGATCGGCTTCGACTACGCGCGCACCGAGAACCCGGTCGAGCGCTCCGGCAGCGCCAGCGGCGTGGTGAACGTCGGTGGCTTCGTCGCCTCGCTGTGCACCGTGCTGGCGATCGGCTTCGTGCTGGACGCGATGACCCCGGGCAGCTCGACGGACTACTCGCTGGGCGCGTTCCGGGCGGCGTTCTCGGTGCAGTACGTCTTCTGGGCGATCGGCCTGGCCGGCGTCGTCGTCCACCGCCGCCAGCTGCGCGCCCGGTTCGCCCGCGACGGCATCGTCATGGTGCCGCTGCTCGTCGCCGCCCGGGCCCGGCTGCGCGGCGGGTCCGCCTACCCCGTGCGGTCGTCGGCCGGCGACTGA
- a CDS encoding GntR family transcriptional regulator gives MKGDPVVLRRIHASSLADLAYERLTDALLSGDLAPGDRLVQDVLALRLGISRTPVREALQRMEREGTIRAGEGRGYVVPDLTSTDIGHLYEVREAVEGQAARLVAARAVASVDEIEATLRRLSAGAGSSGPDVFRANRLAHRAVVEASGNPFLLELFDDLWGRSVTMQAWGDYFTSVHADIDLVTDHADVLAALRSGDPDRAAAVMVEHVRGGLSRHRDHPPDPALG, from the coding sequence ATGAAGGGCGATCCGGTGGTCCTGCGCCGCATCCACGCCAGTTCGCTCGCCGACCTCGCCTACGAACGGCTGACCGACGCGCTGCTCTCCGGCGACCTCGCCCCCGGCGACCGACTGGTGCAGGACGTCCTCGCCCTGCGGCTCGGGATCAGCCGGACACCGGTGCGGGAGGCCCTGCAGCGGATGGAGCGCGAGGGCACCATCCGCGCCGGCGAGGGGCGGGGCTACGTCGTCCCGGACCTGACCAGCACGGACATCGGCCACCTCTACGAGGTCCGCGAGGCCGTGGAGGGGCAGGCCGCGCGGCTGGTCGCCGCCCGGGCCGTCGCGTCCGTCGACGAGATCGAGGCCACGCTGCGCCGGCTGTCCGCCGGTGCCGGGTCGAGCGGGCCGGACGTCTTCCGGGCCAACCGGCTCGCCCACCGGGCGGTCGTCGAGGCGTCGGGGAACCCGTTCCTGCTCGAGCTGTTCGACGACCTCTGGGGCCGCAGCGTGACGATGCAGGCCTGGGGCGACTACTTCACCTCGGTGCACGCCGACATCGACCTGGTGACCGACCACGCCGACGTGCTGGCCGCGCTGCGCAGTGGCGACCCCGACCGGGCGGCAGCGGTGATGGTCGAGCACGTGCGGGGCGGCCTGTCGCGGCACCGGGACCACCCGCCGGACCCCGCCCTCGGCTGA
- a CDS encoding primary-amine oxidase: MAVQFPDVETTTSSAPLAPLSADEISRASAVLRDQRDLGPRVRFVSVTLQEPTKSEVLGWQRGESAAPERSAFAVLYDRDAQQTIETVVSLASGVVTSWRVVEGVQPGVMLEEFFATEEITRADPRWQEAMRKRGVTDFSLAMIDPWAAGYDIEDPLGRRLIRPLTFVRSRADDNGYARPVEGLIVLVDLDLMEVVDVRDHGVVPLPPKAGNYMPELMVDDDNRPAHTAVRDDVRPIEITQPEGPSFTVDGHAVSWQKWRLQVGYSPREGLVLHQVGYEDRGRVRPVLYRASLSEMYIPYADPAPTHRIKNVFDEGEYGVGLLLNPLQLGCDCLGEIHYFDAVANDQDGQPVTIPNAICMHEEDFGVGWKHTDFRTEKMEVRRSRRLVVSCFATVGNYEYGFFWYLYTDGTIQFEVKLTGVISTGAVAPGEQPRFGNLVAPGLYGPHHQHFFNVRLDMQVDGEGNSVYEVDSVPLPPGEDNPYGNAWVTQKTLLARESEAQRLIDPFAARTWQVVNPSSVNELGQPVGYKLMPGDNVLPMQQEGSQAYDRAQFAYKHLWVTRNTPGELFAAGDYPNQSQRPGGLPEFVKADRSLEDTDVVVWYSFGAHHIVRPEDWPVMPVSTIGFHLKPVGFFDGNPALDMPRSTPACHAEGDADASCHDTAPGETVGQSAREQVAE, from the coding sequence GTGGCAGTCCAGTTCCCAGACGTCGAGACGACGACGAGCAGCGCGCCGCTGGCGCCGCTGAGCGCCGACGAGATCAGCCGCGCGTCGGCCGTCCTGCGCGACCAGCGCGACCTCGGCCCGCGGGTCCGGTTCGTCTCGGTGACCCTGCAGGAGCCGACGAAGTCCGAGGTCCTCGGCTGGCAGCGCGGGGAGTCGGCGGCCCCGGAGCGGTCCGCGTTCGCCGTCCTCTACGACCGGGACGCCCAGCAGACGATCGAGACGGTGGTGTCGCTGGCCTCCGGCGTGGTCACCTCGTGGCGGGTCGTCGAGGGCGTGCAGCCCGGCGTGATGCTCGAGGAGTTCTTCGCCACCGAGGAGATCACCCGGGCCGACCCCCGCTGGCAGGAGGCGATGCGCAAGCGGGGGGTCACCGACTTCTCGCTGGCCATGATCGACCCCTGGGCCGCCGGCTACGACATCGAGGACCCGTTGGGCCGCCGGCTGATCCGGCCGCTGACCTTCGTCCGGTCCCGCGCGGACGACAACGGCTACGCCCGGCCGGTCGAGGGGCTCATCGTGCTGGTCGACCTCGACCTCATGGAGGTCGTCGACGTCCGCGACCACGGTGTGGTGCCGCTGCCGCCGAAGGCCGGCAACTACATGCCGGAGCTGATGGTCGACGACGACAACCGGCCGGCGCACACCGCCGTCCGCGACGACGTCCGGCCGATCGAGATCACCCAGCCCGAGGGGCCCAGCTTCACCGTCGACGGGCACGCGGTGAGCTGGCAGAAGTGGCGGCTCCAGGTCGGGTACAGCCCGCGGGAGGGGCTCGTGCTGCACCAGGTCGGCTACGAGGACCGCGGCCGGGTGCGCCCGGTGCTGTACCGCGCCTCGCTGTCGGAGATGTACATCCCCTACGCCGACCCGGCACCGACCCACCGGATCAAGAACGTGTTCGACGAGGGGGAGTACGGGGTCGGCCTGCTGCTCAACCCGCTGCAGCTGGGCTGCGACTGCCTGGGGGAGATCCACTACTTCGACGCCGTCGCCAACGACCAGGACGGCCAGCCGGTCACCATCCCCAACGCCATCTGCATGCACGAGGAGGACTTCGGCGTCGGCTGGAAGCACACCGACTTCCGCACCGAGAAGATGGAGGTCCGCCGCTCCCGCCGGCTGGTGGTCTCCTGCTTCGCCACCGTCGGCAACTACGAGTACGGCTTCTTCTGGTACCTGTACACCGACGGCACCATCCAGTTCGAGGTGAAGCTCACCGGCGTCATCTCCACCGGGGCGGTCGCCCCTGGCGAGCAGCCGCGCTTCGGCAACCTGGTGGCCCCCGGCCTGTACGGCCCGCACCACCAGCACTTCTTCAACGTGCGGCTGGACATGCAGGTCGACGGCGAGGGCAACTCGGTCTACGAGGTCGACTCGGTGCCGCTGCCCCCGGGCGAGGACAACCCGTACGGGAACGCCTGGGTCACGCAGAAGACCCTGCTGGCCCGGGAGAGCGAGGCCCAGCGGCTGATCGACCCGTTCGCCGCCCGCACCTGGCAGGTCGTCAACCCGTCGTCGGTCAACGAGCTCGGCCAGCCGGTCGGCTACAAGCTGATGCCGGGGGACAACGTGCTGCCGATGCAGCAGGAGGGCTCCCAGGCCTACGACCGGGCGCAGTTCGCCTACAAGCACCTGTGGGTCACCCGGAACACCCCCGGCGAGCTGTTCGCCGCCGGTGACTACCCCAACCAGAGCCAGCGGCCCGGCGGGCTCCCCGAGTTCGTCAAGGCCGACCGGTCGCTGGAGGACACCGACGTCGTCGTCTGGTACTCCTTCGGCGCGCACCACATCGTGCGTCCCGAGGACTGGCCGGTCATGCCGGTGAGCACGATCGGCTTCCACCTCAAGCCGGTCGGCTTCTTCGACGGCAACCCGGCGCTGGACATGCCGCGCTCGACGCCGGCCTGCCACGCCGAGGGCGACGCGGACGCGTCCTGCCACGACACGGCCCCGGGCGAGACGGTCGGGCAGAGCGCGCGGGAGCAGGTGGCCGAGTGA
- a CDS encoding APC family permease has translation MSHSAEGSPAVHSDSGLAHESMSQLEVMAQSVAGIAPSAVMATGPVLIVLFAGPGAWLSYVAATVVVVLVGLCVAQFARRFASSGSLYSYVARGLGPTGAFATGWSLVIGYTCIAMLGATLIGPFLGSLLDRVGLPGMTSQTAYIVMTALAAVAAAAFAVIGIRISTRVGLVLEIVSVAAVLLVFVVVVAKGGDSSAPSLFDLSGVSFDGVTYGIVLAVLGFVGFESAASLGAEAKNPHRSIPRAVIGSAVLVGLLYVFASIASVLGFGSVEAFTSSAAPVSDLAERYGLSSIVWIVDLGVAASFFAVTIASINAASRVLYTMGEEDVLPAALGRAHRTYKTPHVAIGVLAPVVALVPVVLMIGGRGPFDVYAYVGTVGTFGYMVGYLLMAVALPFFLRRRGEGNPASTALSVVVVAALLYVFYKNVIPVPEYPLNLLLPIFAVVLALGMGWYFLVRSRRPEVLAEVGSTEEEPVAPHPHHLDGHRVPPPAAADPAETAPTVDRT, from the coding sequence GTGAGCCACTCGGCGGAGGGCAGCCCGGCGGTGCACTCCGACTCCGGGCTGGCGCACGAGTCGATGAGCCAGCTGGAGGTGATGGCCCAGTCGGTCGCCGGCATCGCCCCGAGCGCGGTCATGGCGACCGGGCCGGTGCTGATCGTGCTGTTCGCCGGGCCCGGGGCCTGGCTGTCCTACGTGGCGGCGACGGTCGTCGTCGTCCTGGTCGGGCTGTGCGTCGCCCAGTTCGCCCGGCGGTTCGCCTCCTCGGGCTCGCTGTACAGCTACGTCGCCCGGGGCCTCGGGCCCACCGGGGCGTTCGCCACCGGGTGGAGCCTGGTCATCGGCTACACCTGCATCGCCATGCTCGGCGCGACGCTCATCGGCCCCTTCCTCGGCAGCCTGCTCGACCGGGTGGGGCTGCCGGGGATGACGTCGCAGACCGCCTACATCGTCATGACGGCGCTCGCCGCCGTAGCCGCAGCGGCCTTCGCGGTCATCGGCATCCGGATCTCCACCCGGGTGGGCCTGGTCCTGGAGATCGTCTCGGTCGCCGCGGTGCTGCTGGTGTTCGTCGTCGTCGTGGCCAAGGGCGGGGACAGCTCGGCGCCGTCGCTGTTCGACCTGTCCGGCGTCAGCTTCGACGGCGTGACCTACGGGATCGTGCTGGCGGTGCTGGGCTTCGTCGGGTTCGAGAGCGCGGCGAGCCTGGGAGCCGAGGCCAAGAACCCGCACCGGAGCATCCCCCGGGCCGTGATCGGCAGCGCGGTGCTGGTCGGCCTGCTGTACGTCTTCGCCTCCATCGCCTCGGTGCTGGGCTTCGGCAGCGTCGAGGCGTTCACCAGCAGCGCGGCGCCGGTCAGCGACCTGGCCGAGCGGTACGGGCTGAGCAGCATCGTCTGGATCGTCGACCTGGGGGTGGCCGCGTCGTTCTTCGCGGTGACGATCGCCAGCATCAACGCGGCGTCCCGGGTGCTGTACACGATGGGCGAGGAGGACGTGCTGCCCGCGGCCCTCGGCCGGGCGCACCGCACGTACAAGACGCCGCACGTGGCGATCGGCGTCCTCGCGCCGGTCGTCGCCCTGGTGCCGGTGGTGCTGATGATCGGCGGCCGCGGACCGTTCGACGTGTACGCCTACGTGGGCACGGTGGGCACCTTCGGGTACATGGTGGGCTACCTGCTCATGGCGGTTGCGCTGCCGTTCTTCCTGCGGCGCCGCGGTGAGGGCAACCCGGCGTCGACGGCGCTGTCGGTCGTCGTCGTGGCTGCGCTGCTCTACGTCTTCTACAAGAACGTCATCCCGGTGCCCGAGTACCCGCTGAACCTGCTGCTGCCGATCTTCGCCGTCGTGCTGGCGCTGGGGATGGGCTGGTACTTCCTGGTGCGGTCCCGTCGGCCCGAGGTGCTGGCCGAGGTCGGCAGCACCGAGGAGGAGCCGGTCGCGCCGCACCCGCACCACCTCGACGGGCACCGGGTCCCCCCGCCGGCCGCGGCCGACCCCGCCGAGACCGCGCCGACGGTCGACCGGACGTGA
- a CDS encoding biotin-dependent carboxyltransferase family protein yields the protein MRSLTVLATGPLTTVQDEGRPGQGALGIGRSGACDRAAAALANRLVGNPPDAAVLEVTFGGLAVRAESDLLVVSTGARCPGAPHAAPAVLRRGAELRLGAPASGLRSYLAVRGGISVPPVLGSRATDVLSGLGPPVVAAGDVLPVGEPTDPPPGVDLAPVADPPGGEVTVGVLPGPRADWFGAAGWSGLVGQPWTVSSDSNRVGLRLDGVPLDRLRTGELPSEGMVRGALQVPPAGTPVLFLADHPVTGGYPVIGYVADADVDRCAQLRPGQELRFRAR from the coding sequence ATGAGGTCGCTCACCGTGCTGGCCACCGGGCCGCTCACCACCGTCCAGGACGAGGGCCGCCCGGGCCAGGGCGCGCTCGGCATCGGCCGGTCCGGCGCCTGCGACCGGGCCGCCGCGGCGCTGGCGAACCGGCTGGTCGGCAACCCCCCGGACGCAGCGGTGCTCGAGGTGACGTTCGGCGGGCTGGCCGTCCGCGCAGAGTCCGACCTGCTGGTGGTCAGCACCGGGGCCCGCTGCCCCGGTGCGCCGCACGCCGCGCCGGCGGTGCTCCGCCGCGGTGCGGAGCTGCGGCTCGGGGCCCCGGCAAGCGGGCTGCGCAGCTACCTCGCCGTCCGCGGCGGCATCTCCGTCCCGCCGGTGCTCGGCTCCCGCGCCACCGACGTCCTCTCCGGGCTGGGCCCGCCCGTCGTCGCGGCCGGCGACGTGCTGCCGGTCGGCGAGCCGACCGACCCGCCTCCCGGCGTCGACCTGGCCCCGGTCGCCGACCCACCCGGCGGCGAGGTGACCGTCGGCGTGCTGCCCGGCCCCCGCGCCGACTGGTTCGGTGCCGCCGGCTGGTCGGGGCTGGTCGGGCAGCCGTGGACGGTCAGCAGCGACAGCAACCGGGTCGGCCTGCGGCTGGACGGCGTGCCGCTCGACCGGTTGCGCACCGGCGAGCTGCCCAGCGAGGGCATGGTGCGCGGCGCGCTGCAGGTGCCGCCGGCCGGCACCCCGGTGCTCTTCCTCGCCGACCACCCGGTCACCGGCGGCTACCCGGTCATCGGCTACGTGGCCGACGCCGACGTCGACCGGTGCGCCCAGCTCCGCCCCGGCCAGGAGCTGCGCTTCCGCGCCCGCTGA
- a CDS encoding 5-oxoprolinase subunit B family protein: protein MRLLPSGSAALLVELDSLDDVLALYAALGDAPPAGVVDVVPAARTVLLVTDPARTTLDAVAAAVRTTTPRPGAQRSGDTVELPVHYDGTDLGDAAELLGLTPDQLVERHTGREWTVAFCGFAPGFGYLTQDGGGWDVPRRSTPRTRVPPGSVALAGEFSGVYPRESPGGWQLIGRTDVAVFDLSRDPAALLRPGTRVRFTPA, encoded by the coding sequence ATGCGGCTCCTCCCCAGCGGCAGCGCCGCCCTGCTCGTCGAGCTGGACTCCCTCGACGACGTCCTCGCGCTCTACGCCGCCCTCGGCGACGCGCCCCCCGCCGGCGTCGTGGACGTCGTCCCGGCGGCCCGGACCGTGCTGCTGGTGACCGACCCGGCGCGCACCACCCTGGACGCGGTGGCCGCCGCGGTGCGGACGACGACCCCGCGACCGGGTGCGCAGCGGTCCGGGGACACCGTCGAGCTGCCGGTGCACTACGACGGCACCGACCTCGGCGACGCCGCCGAGCTGCTGGGGCTGACCCCGGACCAGCTGGTGGAGCGGCACACCGGCCGGGAGTGGACGGTCGCCTTCTGCGGCTTCGCGCCCGGCTTCGGCTACCTGACCCAGGACGGCGGCGGGTGGGACGTGCCGCGCCGGTCCACCCCGCGGACCCGGGTCCCGCCGGGGTCGGTGGCGCTGGCCGGGGAGTTCAGCGGGGTCTACCCGCGCGAGTCCCCCGGCGGCTGGCAGCTCATCGGCCGCACCGACGTCGCCGTGTTCGACCTGTCCCGGGACCCGGCCGCGCTGCTCCGCCCCGGCACCCGGGTGCGGTTCACGCCGGCATGA
- a CDS encoding LamB/YcsF family protein: MDLNSDLGEGFGQWTLGDDDALLGVVTSANVACGFHAGDAPTMRRVCARAVASGVAIGAQVGYRDLPGFGRRFIDVEPEALTADVVYQLGALEGFARIAGDRVRYVKPHGALYNAIVHHEEQAAAVVAAVVAYDRTLPVLGLPGSAWLRLAAEAGLTVVHEAFADRAYTPEGTLVSRRLSGAVLHDPAEIAARCVAMAAGEPIRDVEGGELTLQPGSICVHGDTPGAVEIARQVRQALTAAGVELAPFAG; this comes from the coding sequence GTGGACCTCAACTCCGACCTCGGCGAGGGCTTCGGCCAGTGGACCCTCGGGGACGACGACGCGCTGCTCGGCGTGGTCACCAGCGCCAACGTGGCCTGCGGCTTCCACGCCGGCGACGCCCCGACCATGCGGCGGGTGTGCGCCCGGGCGGTCGCGTCCGGCGTGGCCATCGGCGCGCAGGTCGGCTACCGCGACCTGCCCGGCTTCGGTCGCCGGTTCATCGACGTCGAGCCGGAGGCGCTCACCGCGGACGTCGTCTACCAGCTCGGCGCGCTGGAGGGCTTCGCCCGGATCGCCGGCGACCGGGTGCGCTACGTCAAGCCGCACGGCGCCCTCTACAACGCGATCGTGCACCACGAGGAGCAGGCCGCCGCCGTGGTCGCGGCGGTCGTCGCCTACGACCGGACGCTGCCGGTGCTGGGGCTGCCGGGCTCGGCCTGGCTCCGGCTGGCCGCCGAGGCCGGGCTCACCGTGGTCCACGAGGCCTTCGCCGACCGGGCGTACACCCCCGAGGGCACGCTGGTCTCCCGCCGGCTGTCCGGCGCCGTGCTGCACGACCCCGCGGAGATCGCCGCGCGGTGCGTGGCGATGGCCGCCGGCGAGCCGATCCGGGACGTCGAGGGCGGCGAGCTGACCCTCCAGCCGGGCTCGATCTGCGTGCACGGCGACACCCCCGGCGCGGTGGAGATCGCCCGGCAGGTGCGGCAGGCGCTCACCGCCGCGGGGGTCGAGCTGGCCCCCTTCGCCGGCTGA
- a CDS encoding NRAMP family divalent metal transporter produces MSHTPEQHGTDTATAPPGGRLAASTRSTLLGAMFLMATSAIGPGFITQTTAFTVQLGAAFAFAILISILIDIALQLNVWRVIGVSGRRAQELGNLVAPGLGWVMAGFLLIGGLVFNIGNVSGAGLGTDAMFGLDPKIGGAISALIAIGIFLSKRAGVAVDRIVVVLGLVMIALTAYVAVTSGPPVGQALRNVVLPEEVDFLAITTLVGGTIGGYIVYAGAHRLLDSGVAGPEHVRDITRGSVTGILITAVMRILLFLAILGVVTGGAALDPDNQAASAFGQAAGEVGLRVFGVVLWAAAITSVIGASYTTVSFVTSRTRTSDRTRTLLVVGFIAVTTLAFLLIGTAPATLLVFAGAFNGLLLPIGIAVLLWVATRRTDLLRGYRYPRWLLGIGWVAWLVTLYLAVNSVRPVIDLFS; encoded by the coding sequence ATGTCGCACACCCCGGAGCAGCACGGCACCGACACCGCGACCGCACCGCCGGGTGGCCGGCTGGCCGCGAGCACCCGCTCCACCCTCCTCGGGGCGATGTTCCTGATGGCCACCTCGGCCATCGGACCGGGGTTCATCACCCAGACGACCGCGTTCACCGTCCAGCTGGGCGCCGCGTTCGCCTTCGCGATCCTCATCTCGATCCTCATCGACATCGCCCTGCAGCTGAACGTCTGGCGGGTCATCGGCGTCAGCGGTCGGCGGGCCCAGGAGCTGGGCAACCTCGTCGCCCCCGGCCTGGGCTGGGTGATGGCCGGGTTCCTGCTGATCGGCGGGCTGGTGTTCAACATCGGCAACGTGAGCGGGGCCGGCCTGGGCACCGACGCGATGTTCGGTCTGGACCCGAAGATCGGCGGCGCGATCTCGGCGCTGATCGCCATCGGGATCTTCCTGAGCAAGCGTGCCGGGGTGGCCGTCGACCGGATCGTCGTCGTCCTGGGCCTGGTGATGATCGCGCTGACCGCCTACGTCGCGGTGACGTCCGGCCCGCCGGTCGGGCAGGCGTTGCGGAACGTCGTCCTGCCCGAGGAGGTCGACTTCCTGGCGATCACCACGCTGGTCGGCGGCACGATCGGCGGGTACATCGTCTACGCCGGCGCGCACCGGCTGCTCGACTCCGGCGTCGCCGGGCCGGAGCACGTCCGGGACATCACCCGCGGCTCGGTCACCGGCATCCTCATCACCGCGGTCATGCGGATCCTCCTCTTCCTGGCGATCCTCGGCGTGGTGACCGGCGGCGCGGCACTCGACCCGGACAACCAGGCCGCCTCGGCCTTCGGCCAGGCCGCCGGCGAGGTGGGGCTCCGGGTGTTCGGCGTCGTGCTCTGGGCGGCAGCGATCACCAGCGTCATCGGTGCCTCGTACACGACCGTCTCCTTCGTCACCTCCCGGACCCGCACCAGCGACCGCACCCGCACGCTGCTGGTCGTCGGCTTCATCGCGGTGACCACGCTGGCCTTCCTGCTCATCGGCACCGCGCCGGCGACCCTGCTGGTCTTCGCCGGTGCCTTCAACGGCCTGCTGCTGCCGATCGGGATCGCCGTCCTGCTGTGGGTGGCCACCCGGCGCACCGACCTGCTGCGCGGCTACCGCTACCCCCGCTGGCTGCTGGGGATCGGCTGGGTCGCCTGGCTGGTGACGCTCTACCTGGCGGTGAACTCGGTCCGCCCGGTGATCGATCTCTTCTCGTGA